One genomic segment of Suncus etruscus isolate mSunEtr1 chromosome 15, mSunEtr1.pri.cur, whole genome shotgun sequence includes these proteins:
- the LOC126030046 gene encoding olfactory receptor 7A10-like, with protein sequence MYFFLSNLSFADICVTSTIIPKMLVNIQTHSQAITYAGCLTQMYFFIFFTGLDDFILTVMAYDRFVAICHPLHYTVIMNPRLCGLLLLGSWLINHMHSLLQSLMVLRLSFCTDLEIPHYFCELKQMVQLACSDTLLNNLVMYIAAVILAGGPLAGILYSYSKIVSSILRISSAQGKSKAFSTCVSHLTVVSLFYCTALGVYLSPTSTQGSHYIAIPSVIYTAVTPMLNPFIYSLRNKDLKGAVKKIFGRVDYKE encoded by the coding sequence atgtacttcttcctctccAATCTGTCCTTTGCAGACATCTGTGTCACCTCCACCATCATCCCCAAGATGCTGGTGAACATCCAGACCCACAGCCAAGCCATCACCTATGCGGGCTGCCTCACCCAGATGTACTTTTTCATCTTCTTCACAGGCTTGGATGATTTCATCCTAACCGTGATGGCTTATGACCGCTTTGTGGCCATCTGTCACCCCCTGCACTACACGGTCATCATGAACCCCCGGCTCTGTGGTCTGCTACTTCTGGGGTCCTGGCTCATCAACCATATGCATTCTTTGTTGCAGAGTTTAATGGTCTTGCGCCTGTCCTTCTGCACGGACTTGGAGATCCCCCACTATTTCTGTGAGCTCAAGCAGATGGTGCAACTGGCCTGTTCAGACACGCTTCTGAATAACTTGGTGATGTACATCGCGGCTGTGATTCTGGCGGGGGGTCCCCTCGCTGGGATCCTTTACTCCTACTCAAAGATTGTCTCCTCCATCCTAAGAATCTCCTCAGCTCAGGGGAAGTCTAAAGCCTTTTCTACCTGTGTATCTCATCTGACTGTggtctctttattttattgtacagCCTTAGGCGTGTACTTGAGCCCCACTAGCACTCAAGGCTCACACTATATTGCCATACCCTCTGTGATATACACGGCGGTTACCCCTATGCTGAACCCCTTCATCTACAGTCTCCGGAATAAAGACCTAAAAGGGGCTGTGAAAAAAATCTTTGGGAGAGTAGATTACAAAGAGTAA
- the LOC126031164 gene encoding olfactory receptor 7A10-like encodes MDTGNLTRLSEFFLLGLSEVPELQAHIFGLFLFMYLITVLGNLLIILAVSSDSHLHTPMYFFLSNLSFVDMCFTSTIIPKMLVNIQTHSQAITYAGCLTQMYFFILFTGLDDFILTVMAYDRFVAICHPLHYSVIMNPRLCGLLVLGSWVISHLHSLLQSLMVLRLSFCTDLEIPHFFCELKQMVQLACSDTLLNNLVMYIAAVILAGGPLAGILYSYSKIVSSILRISSAQGKFKAFSTCASHLSVVSLFYCTLLGVYLVSAVTPSSHSSAIPSVMYTVVTPMLNPFIYSLRNKDLKGALRRLFRRTT; translated from the coding sequence ATGGACACAGGAAACCTTACAAGACTGTCTGAGTTTTTCCTCTTGGGACTGTCCGAGGTACCGGAATTGCAGGCCCACATATTTGGGCTTTTCCTGTTCATGTACCTGATCACGGTGCTTGGGAACCTGCTCATCATCCTGGCCGTCAGCTCCGACTCCCACCTCcacacccccatgtacttcttcctctccAATCTATCCTTTGTGGACATGTGCTTCACCTCCACCATCATCCCCAAGATGCTAGTGAACATCCAGACCCACAGCCAAGCCATCACCTATGCGGGCTGCCTCACGCAAATGTACTTTTTCATCCTTTTCACAGGCTTGGATGATTTCATCCTAACCGTGATGGCTTATGACCGCTTTGTGGCCATCTGTCACCCCCTGCACTACTCGGTCATCATGAACCCCCGGCTCTGTGGTCTGCTGGTCCTGGGGTCCTGGGTTATCAGCCACTTGCATTCTTTGTTGCAGAGTTTAATGGTCTTGCGCCTGTCCTTCTGCACGGATTTGGAGATCCCCCACTTTTTCTGTGAGCTTAAACAGATGGTGCAACTGGCCTGTTCGGACACGCTTCTGAATAACTTGGTGATGTACATCGCGGCTGTGATTCTGGCGGGGGGTCCCCTCGCTGGGATCCTTTACTCCTACTCAAAGATTGTCTCCTCCATCCTAAGAATCTCCTCAGCTCAGGGGAAGTTTAAAGCCTTTTCTACCTGTGCATCTCACCTGTCTGTAGTCTCCTTGTTTTATTGCACACTCCTAGGGGTGTACCTGGTCTCTGCCGTGACCCCGAGCTCTCACTCCAGTGCCATACCCTCCGTGATGTACACGGTGGTCACCCCCATGCTGAACCCGTTCATCTACAGTCTCCGGAACAAAGACCTGAAGGGGGCCCTGAGAAGACTCTTTCGCAGGACcacttaa
- the LOC126031165 gene encoding olfactory receptor-like protein OLF4 has product MKPENATAVLQYHLLGFSEAPEMQPLIFGIFLSMYLINILGNLLIILAVSSDSHLHTPMYFFLSNLSFVDICLTSTFIPKMLQNIQTQSKAISYEGCIMQIYFFILFGGLDIFLLTVMAYDRFVAICHPLHYMVIMNPQLCRLLVLMCWVVSALHSLLQSLMLLRLSFCTDVEIPHFFCELYQLLQLACSDTSFNTLVMYFAAVPLGAGSFACIIYSYSKIVSSVRRISSAQGKYKAFSTCVSHLSVVSVFYSTLLGVYLSAAVSHSSSHSGAITSVMYTVVTPMLNPFIYSLRNKDIKGAVTELFLI; this is encoded by the coding sequence ATGAAACCAGAAAATGCCACTGCAGTTTTACAATATCATTTGCTGGGGTTTTCAGAGGCACCAGAAATGCAGCCCCTCATATTTGGGATTTTCCTCTCCATGTATCTGATCAACATACTTGGGAACCTACTCATCATCCTGGCCGTCAGCTCCGACTCCCATCTCcacacccccatgtacttcttcctctccAACCTGTCCTTTGTGGACATCTGTCTCACCTCTACCTTCATCCCTAAGATGCTACAGAATATTCAGACCCAGAGCAAAGCCATCAGCTATGAGGGCTGTATTATGCAGATTTATTTCTTCATACTCTTCGGAGGTCTGGACATCTTTCTCCTGACTGTGATGGCCTATGACCGCTTTGTGGCCATCTGCCATCCCCTGCACTACATGGTTATCATGAACCCTCAGCTCTGTAGATTGCTGGTTCTGATGTGCTGGGTTGTCAGTGCCCTGCATTCGTTGCTACAAAGCTTAATGCTGTTGCGCCTGTCCTTCTGTACAGACGTGGAAATCCCTCACTTTTTCTGTGAACTCTATCAACTTCTACAACTTGCCTGTTCTGACACCTCCTTTAATACCTTGGTGATGTATTTTGCAGCTGTCCCACTGGGTGCTGGATCTTTTGCTTGCATTATTTATTCTTACTCAAAGATCGTTTCTTCGGTGCGTCGAATCTCATCGGCTCAGGGGAAGTACAAGGCATTTTCCACCTGTGTGTCTCACCTGTCTGTGGTCTCTGTGTTTTATTCTACACTCCTCGGAGTgtacctgagtgctgctgtttcCCACTCCAGCTCCCACTCCGGTGCAATCACCTCTGTGATGTACACGGTGGTCACCCCCATGCTGAACCCCTTCATTTACAGTCTCAGGAATAAAGATATCAAGGGGGCTGtgacagaattatttttaata